CGACGAGCAGGGCCTCGTCCCCAACGTCGGCCCCAAGATCGAGTACTTCTACTTCGACAACGACCTCGACCCCGTGCCGCTCGACACCGCCGGCTACTTTGACCTCACGCCGATGGACCGAGCGAACGACCTGCGCCGCCAGACCACGCTCACGCTTGAGAAGATGTCGATTCCGGTGCAGTACTCCTATCACGCTGCCGGCCCGTCTCAAAATGGCGTCGAGCTGCGCTTCACCGAGGCCGTGAGCTGCGCGGACAACATCATGACTGCGCGTCTTGTCATCAAGCAGGAGGCCGCCGGCCAGGGGATGTTCGCCTCGTTCATGCCCAAGCCCATCGCCAGCGCCCCCGGATCGGCGATGTACCTCTACCAGTCGCTGCTCGACCATGACGGAGAGAACCTCTTCTGGGCGCCCAAGGACCACCACCCCGCGCACCTCTCCGACGTCGCCCAGCACTACGTTGCCGGCATCCTCAAGTACGCGCCGGAGTTTACGCTCGTCACCAACCCTACGGTCAACTCCTACAAGCGCTTCGTCTCCACCGGCGAGGTGCCCACCCATGCCACCTGGGGCCGCAAGAACCGCTCCGCGCTCGTTCGCATCCCCACGCACAAGCCGGGCAAGCACATCGCGACGCGCGTCGAGCTGCGCAGCCCCGACCCCACGGCCAACCCCTACCTGGCGCTCGCCGTGACCGTTGCCGCCGGCCTGCGCGGCATCGAGGAGGGGCTGCCGCTGCCGGAGGAGTCGACCTGCGACACCTTCACCGCCTCGGATGCCGAGCTCAGCGCCAAGGGCATCCGTCGGCTGCCGCGCACGCTCGGGGAGGCGATAGACCGCTTCGAGGAGTCCGAGCTCATGCGCGAGGTGCTCGGCGATCACATCTTCACCTACTTCGTGCGCGAGAAGCGCCGCGAGTGGGAGGAGTTCTGCACCTCCGTGACCGACTGGGAGCGCGAGCACTACTACGGCGGCGTCTAGGGGTGCGGCGCGCTTCTCGGCTGTCCTTCTCCGCCTGATTCCCGAGCCCTCCCGATGGGGCTCCATCTCGTTTTTTGCCGAGACGGAGCATCCGCGGAAAACAGTCCCTCCGGAGAGCCGGTTTTCCGCAGACGCTCCGTCTCGGCGAGGACGGGTCGAGAAGGGCGAGGCGAGAAGGACGAGGCGAGAAGGACGAGAGGGACGAGGAGCACGAGAGGGGCAAGGAGAACGGGCCTCTCGACGTGTCAATCTTGTTAAGGAAACCATAAGCTGCGGGCCCGAGGCGGACCGTTGGAGCAAACTCTACCCTTGGCGACGGGCGGGGCGCGAGCCCTGACACGGGAAGACCCGTGCCTCCGTCGGGAAAGGGCGTGACCACGCGCCAAGACTTTGGGGGAAGGAACCCACATGAAGAGCATGACCAGAAGGAACTTTCTGACCGTCGCGGGTGCCGTCGCAGGCACCGCCGCCCTCGCCGGCTGCGGTGGCGAGCAGGCAACCAGCGAGCCCGCTGCGGACGAGGCCACCGACGAGGCAGCCGACGGCGACCTCGGCCTCGTGACCGAGGGTTCCCTGACGTTTGCCGTCTCGCCGGACTACCCGCCCTTCGAGAACCTCGTGGACGGCGAGTACGTGGGTCTGGACATGGACCTCGGCCGCGCCGTCGCCGAGCAGCTCGGCCTCGAGTGCGTCTACACCAACATCGACTTCGACGGCATCGTCCCGGCGATCGTGGCCGGTGGCCAGGCTGACGCGGGCCTCTCGGGCATCTCCATCACCCCCGACCGCGAGGACGAGGTCAACTTCACCACGCCCTACTACATCGACAACCAGGCCGTGGCGGTCCTCTCCACCAACACCGACGTCACCGAGGACAACGCCGCCGAGGTGCTCAACACCGCCGAGATGACCATCGCCGTCCAGAGCGGCTCCACCGGCGCCGACTTTGCCGCCGAGAACTTCCCCGAGGCCGAGCAGCTCGCCTTCCCGCAGTTCACCGACGCCTTCGCCGCCGTCTCCGCTGGCCAGGCCGACGCCGTGTGCGGCAACCTCGCCGTGGTCGAGCAGATGCTCGCCGGCGCCTACACCGACCAGCACGTCGTCCTCACCTCCGCCACCGGCGAGGAGTACGCCATCTGCGTCAACAAGGACAACGAGGCGCTGCTCGACGCCATCAACGATGCCCTCGCCACGCTCCAGGAGGACGGCACGATCGACGAGATCATCGCCGCCAACATGGGATAAGGCCGCGCGCCTTCGTCAACGTACAAGCCGTCGCGGCCCCTTCTCGCACAAGCGGGGAGGGGCCGTCGGCGCATGAGAAGCGAGGAAATCACGTGAACAATCTTCCGTTACGCGCGCGTGCGCGGCGCCTCGGCCGGTCGGCCCTCCTCGGCCTCATGGCCCTTGCGCTCGCGCTCGCGGGCGCCCTGGCCCTGCCCGCCCAGCGTGCCGACGCAATGGAGGCGGTGCGCTGCACCGGCCGCCCCAACTCCGAGGACGACCCGACGGCGATCATGGGCGACACGGAGTCGCGCATCACCTTCGAGGCGAGCATCGCCGAGGGCGAGGGCGTGACCAGCCTCACCCTCCACATGCCCGAGGGCACGGGCTTCAGCAACCAGGACTTGGCCGTTACCCTGCTCACCGGCGACGACCTCATGACCCGCAACGAGCTCGACTTTACCGAGACGGTCGACGGACAGGACCTCGTCCTCGACTTCGCGGAGCCCATCACGCAGGAGGGCCACCTCAACGTCATGGTCTACGACGTGTTCTTCCCCGCCGAGGGCGGCGAGATGCAGGTCGAGGCCACCTACGAGCTGGCCGACGGCACCGAGGCGAGCGTCGAGGACATCCCCGCCATCTCCGTGGAGGGCATCTCGACGACCGAGTCCCTCTCACAGTGGCTCGAGGAGCAGCCCTGGGTCCAGGCGTGGAACTCCAACCGGTTCCTCCACCTGTTCTTCGACCCCGCGCTGCTGGTGACGAGCTTCCCGGTCGTGCTCACCGGCTTCTTCACCTCCATCGCGATTGTTGCCGTGGCCTTCCCGCTGGCCATCCCGATGGGGCTTCTGCTCGCGCTCATGCGCATCTCAAAGCTGCGCCTCCTGCGCGGCATCGCCACCACCTACGTCAACATCGTGCGCGGCACGCCGCTGTTCCTCCAGATCTACGTCGCCTTCTTCGGCCTGCCGCTCGCCGGCATCCAGATCCCCAACTTCGTGCTGGGCGTCACCGTCATGTGCATGAACTCGGGCGCCTACATGTGCGAGATCTTCCGCGCGGGCATCCTGTCGATAAGCAAGGGCCAGACCGAGGCCGCACGCTCGCTCGGCATGAACGGCGCGCAGACCATGTTCTACGTCATCCTCCCGCAGATGTTCCGCATCGTGATCCCCAACCTCACGAGCGAGTTCATCGTGCTGTACAAGGACACGTCGCTGCTCGCCGCCGTGGGCATCATGGAGCTCGTCATGTATGCGCGGACCATCGTCGCCTCCACCGGCTCGATCACGCCCTACATCGTCGCGGCGCTGTTCTACCTGGTGATCACGCTGCCGCTCTCCAAGGTCACGCGCCACCTCGAGGACCGCGTCCGCGGGCATCGGAGCCGCAAGCACGCCGCGTTGCCCGAGCCTGACGACACTGCCGAGAAGGGAGCCACCCATGAGTGACGCCGCCATGAGCGGGGCCGAGAAGAACGTCGCCACGGGCGAGGAGCCCATC
Above is a genomic segment from Olsenella timonensis containing:
- a CDS encoding glutamine synthetase family protein; the encoded protein is MSTEKDIDFVLRTVEKRDIRFVQLWFTDVLGNLKCFAISPEELEEAFEEGIGFDGSAVDGFASLEESDMLAFPDPTTFALLPWRPAESGVARVFCDVYTPSREPFEGDPRRCLRRVFARADEQGLVPNVGPKIEYFYFDNDLDPVPLDTAGYFDLTPMDRANDLRRQTTLTLEKMSIPVQYSYHAAGPSQNGVELRFTEAVSCADNIMTARLVIKQEAAGQGMFASFMPKPIASAPGSAMYLYQSLLDHDGENLFWAPKDHHPAHLSDVAQHYVAGILKYAPEFTLVTNPTVNSYKRFVSTGEVPTHATWGRKNRSALVRIPTHKPGKHIATRVELRSPDPTANPYLALAVTVAAGLRGIEEGLPLPEESTCDTFTASDAELSAKGIRRLPRTLGEAIDRFEESELMREVLGDHIFTYFVREKRREWEEFCTSVTDWEREHYYGGV
- a CDS encoding ABC transporter substrate-binding protein; translated protein: MKSMTRRNFLTVAGAVAGTAALAGCGGEQATSEPAADEATDEAADGDLGLVTEGSLTFAVSPDYPPFENLVDGEYVGLDMDLGRAVAEQLGLECVYTNIDFDGIVPAIVAGGQADAGLSGISITPDREDEVNFTTPYYIDNQAVAVLSTNTDVTEDNAAEVLNTAEMTIAVQSGSTGADFAAENFPEAEQLAFPQFTDAFAAVSAGQADAVCGNLAVVEQMLAGAYTDQHVVLTSATGEEYAICVNKDNEALLDAINDALATLQEDGTIDEIIAANMG
- a CDS encoding amino acid ABC transporter permease encodes the protein MNNLPLRARARRLGRSALLGLMALALALAGALALPAQRADAMEAVRCTGRPNSEDDPTAIMGDTESRITFEASIAEGEGVTSLTLHMPEGTGFSNQDLAVTLLTGDDLMTRNELDFTETVDGQDLVLDFAEPITQEGHLNVMVYDVFFPAEGGEMQVEATYELADGTEASVEDIPAISVEGISTTESLSQWLEEQPWVQAWNSNRFLHLFFDPALLVTSFPVVLTGFFTSIAIVAVAFPLAIPMGLLLALMRISKLRLLRGIATTYVNIVRGTPLFLQIYVAFFGLPLAGIQIPNFVLGVTVMCMNSGAYMCEIFRAGILSISKGQTEAARSLGMNGAQTMFYVILPQMFRIVIPNLTSEFIVLYKDTSLLAAVGIMELVMYARTIVASTGSITPYIVAALFYLVITLPLSKVTRHLEDRVRGHRSRKHAALPEPDDTAEKGATHE